TACCCCGGCCATACGGGCGATAAAGCGCCGCAGGTTGGCGGCGTTGACCGACTGGTCATCCCCCTGGTCGATCACCTTGGCCACATCCGCAGGCCCCACCAGGGCGAGCGTCACCTGCAGGCCCCCGGTGCCCCAGCCGCGGGCCAGGGGCACCTCGCGGCTGGCATAGGGCACCTGGTAGCCGGGGATGGCCACCGCCTTGAGCAGCTTGCGGCGCAGCTCGCGCTTGGCGAAGGCGTCCAGGAAGGCGTAGGCGTAGTCCTGGCGGGGGTGGGTGAGCGCGCTGAGCCTCATTCCGCCACCTCCGCAGGCTGGGGGGAATCGTCGCCCACCGCCACCTGGGCCCGGGCCTTGCGCAGGGCGTCGAGGTCGGAGCCAAAGGTCACGTAGTGGGGCAGCTTGTAGTGGATGCAGAAGCCGCTGGCCTCCACCGGCTCGGTGTGCGAGAGCACGAACTCCTCGGTGTGGGCGGGGTGCGGCTCGGGCAGGTCCATGGCGGCATCCAGCATGGCAGCGGCGATCAGCTTGACCTCGTTCCAGCCCAGCGAGGCGGCAAAGCCGAGCTCGAGGGCCGGTTTGCCGTCGGGCCCGGGTCGGAACTTGGTCAGCACCTCGGCCTGGGCGTAGCGCACCCGGCCCGCGCTGAAGACTGCGCCGGTCGCCGGGTGCTGGAGCCTTACCTCGGCGTAGGCCAGGCGCACCTCGTTCACGGTGGGGTGGATGGCCTCGTAGCCGCGCATGTTGGCATAGCCCAGGGCCAGCACCCCGTCGGTATCGGCCCGGCTCAGGGCCTGGAGCCTCTGGGCCCGGGGGGCTGGGAAGAGGAGCGGCTCGCGGGTCAGGTCGGGGATCGCCGGGCCGGGGGTGGGGTCTTTGGGCCGGAGGGCCATCAGCCCGTTCTGGCGGTGCCAGTCGGCCACAAAGGGCACCTGCTGCGGCGCAAAATTGGAGGCGGGTTCAGGGTCGGCGGGCTCTGCATCGCCCTGGAGCCCCTCCAGCCGCAGGAGACGGTGGCTGTAGTCCAGGGTCGGGCCCAGGATCTGCCCGCCGGGGATGTTCTTGAAGGCTGCCGAGATGCGTCGTACCGTGAAGAGCGCCTCGGGCTCGATGGGCAGGGTTTTGGTGGCATACGCTGCGAGTGCAAAGAATATAGTCACAAATACTAGGTATCGTAAAATTTTTCACTAATAGTCTCCTCGTTGATGCTCATCTGACCAGTGCCCAATACCGTGCCCCCATGAGCTCGAACACCCTGCCCGTGCTGGGCATGGCCTTACCCCTCGAACTGCTGCCCACCTACCGCACCTGGCTACTCGAGCAGGGGGGACGCGACCTCGAGATCCAGGACGCCACCCGCCCAGAGGTGCTCGACGGCGACTGGCAGCCCCTGGTGGCCAGGGCCCGCGAAGCGCTGGACGGCTTCACCGGCAGAATCGGCATCCATGGCCCTTACGACGGCCTCTGGATGGCCTCCTCCGACCCCTTCGTACGACGCATGATCGCTGAAAGATACAAAAGGGCCCTGGAGTTCGCCGCCGAGCTCGGGGCCACCCACATGGTGATCCACAGCCCCTTCCTCTTTTTCGGCCATCCTCAGATGGCCCACGCCCCGAGCAATGGCCTGCAGCGCGAGCTCGAGTTCGTGCACGATACCCTGGAGACCGTCCTGCCCCTGGCACGCAACCTGGGGCTTACCCTGGTTATCGAGAACATTCGCGATACCAACCCTAACGCCCTCCTGGCCCTGGTGCGCTCCTTCAACTCGGAGCATGTTCGTCTGAGCCTGGACGTGGGCCATGCCTACCTGATGCAACAGATCGGGGGGCCATCGCCTGACCAGTGGGTGCAGGAGGCCGGGAACCTGCTGGGACACCTGCACCTGCAGGACAACGACGGCCTCCTGGACCGGCACTGGCCGCCCGGCGAAGGTCGCCTCCACTGGAGGGCGCTCTTCCAGGCCCTGAGCAAAGTCGAGAGCCGGCCCCGGCTGATCCTCGAGGTGCGTCACGAGCGGCTCGCGCAGGCGGCAAGCTGGCTGGTGGAGCAGGGTCTGGCGGTCTGAGATTTTGGCGCTTTGTATGTAATTTTGATTTTCTGCTATGCTGAAAATATGAAAACTATTTCACAGGTCTCACCTAGGGGCCAGGTCACTCTGCCCGCCTCTGTACGCAAGGCGTTGGGTCTCAAACCCGGGGATATTCTCCTGGTGGAGGTGGAGGAGGGCCGGGTGGTTTTAGAGCCAGCGCGGGTACTTCCGCTGGAGGTCTACACCGAGGAACGTATTGAGGAGTTCAACCAGGCCGCACAGGCAAGCGAGCAGGAGCTAGCTGAATTTCGTCGAGCCTGGGGTCTCTAGTGCGGGTTTTTCTGGATGCGAACGTGCTGTTTTCTGCAGCCCTGGGGGGTGAGATATTCCGCCTGATCTGGATGCTGGCTGAACAGGGAAAGTTCCAACTGCTCACAAGTCCATTTTGTTGGCTCGAGGCGGAGTTTAACATTGAGCGCAAACGCCCAAAGGCCACCCCTCACCTGATGCAACTTATGCGCTGGGTGCGACTGGTTCCGGAACACCAAGAAGTTGACTATCTGGCTCAAGAGCCCTTGAGACAGCTTGTTAGCTCCCTTCCCGAAAAAGACCGTCCCGTACTCGTGGCGGCTTTGAAGGCCCAGGCCCAGGTGCTACTTACAGGGGATCTACGTCACTTTGATTCCCTGATGGGACGAACAGATCTACCCCTACTGGTGTTGAGCCCCAGGGATTTTATCGTGCGGATCAGACCTCCGGAGGGGGAACCCTTTTAAGTTGCGCCTTTATAAGGATTAGAGATGAATCCAGACCGTGCCAGAAAATCATGCTCTGTCAGAGCGCAAGAAGACGAGCGATGCCACTTAGGTTCTATAGCTCTTTTGCAGGGGGTCGTTGAGCTATGAACCGTCCATAACCATCTTGACCATCTCCATCCTCCCACAGTTTGGGCATCAGCGCATTCCACTTCACAATCGCGGTGACAGGCTTTTATCGTTTTCCCCTTTCCCTCTCCCCTTGCGGGAGAGGGTGGCGACAGCGCCGGCTGGTTTGGTGCTCCTTTTGCCAAATAAAACAAATCGGGCGGTAACCGCTGTCGCCGGGTGAGGGGTTGAAATGACAATGCCCAGGCAAATGATAAGAGCCTGTCGCGGTGATCAATGAACTGTGAAATCATCGTTTCTTGGCTACCCTGGTCACTGAATGGAGTGAAGAACATACTTTGGATCTTGCTGCTTCTTGTGCTCCTGGCTGCTTGCAGCCAGCCCGCCCCCGTCGTCAACGTCGCGCCGCCCCAGGTCAACCTGCCCGCCCCGAACTCCCTCAACATCGTCTCGGGCAACAACCAGGTGGCCTCGAGCGGCCAGAACTTCCCCGCCCCCCTCGTTGTCAAGGTCGTCAACGCCGAAGGTAATGGGGTCGCCGGAGTCCGGCTCAACGTGACCGCCGACACCCGCCTCTGTGTGCCCTCGGCCACCTCGCTCACCACCAACGCCCAGGGCGAGGCCAGCTTCACCCTGGCCGCCCAGGCTGCCACCAACGTCTCGTGCAGCACCACCGTGGCCCTGGAGGGCAGCCCACCCAGCTCCCGCACCGGTGTCACCTTCACCGGCTTCATCCGGCCTGCCCAGCGGGTCCTCCAGATTCCCAACACCCTCAACCTACCCCAGATCGCTGTGAGCGTTCAGGATGGAGCCAACTCCGTCATCACGCTGAGCGGTTTCCAAAACCTGCCCGCCCTGGACGCCGACCACGTTTACGCCATCTATAGCTTCCGCCGTGAGCTTTCCAATACTGCGGTAAACTGCGTGCGGTTCATTGGGACGCTGGATGCCACCGACCTGACCAACGGTAGCAAGACCATCACGCTGCTCCCCGTCAACATGGGTGCGGCCTGCGGGGGCACCACCGGCTCGATCAACGCCATGAGCCACAACGCCCTCAGCCTGAGCCTCCAGCCCCTGATCCCCGCCGCCACCGGCCTCACCGCCCTCCCCAACCCCTTCCTGGTGGCCACCTACACCACCCCCGCGCCCAACGCCAGCACTACTGCCACCGCACAGTCCACCACCTACGGCCTCTTTAACCTGACCCCCTTCCAGGTGCCCGCTGAGGCCACCGGCACCATCGTGATGGAGAGCCCGTTCCTCAGCTACAACCACGCCAACAGCCGGGCGGTCATCACCCTGCGGGGCCTCGAGCCCGCCCCGCCCAGCCACTTCTACACCGTCTACCGCCAGAACGAGGCGGGCACCATCTTCCGCCTGGGCACCGTGAACATCACCGGGCGGACGGTATCGGCAAGCCTCACGGCCAGCCTGCCCACCCCTGCCAACAACACCCCGCCCGCTACCAGCCTGGTGGATCAGAAGGGGGAGTTCCACCGCATCTTCGTGACCCTGGAGCCGGTGGCCCAGACCGAGGGCGACTTCGCCAGCCTCAACCCCGGTCCGCTGGTGGTGCTGGACACCGCCACGCCGGGGGTGTGGCAGTTCCGGGTTCGCTAGGGCGGCCTGTGGGGCCCTGGAGATGCGGTCTCCAGGGCTCTTTCCCTGGCCGTTCTCATAATTGCCGAGAGGTATATAAACTTTCGCTATAGTAGAAGTCATGGCAGGTATGACCATCGAAGCGTGCTACAGCCTCCAGGCAGGCTGGGTTAAGCACGACTACGACCTGGAGCAAGCCTTCCCCCTCCAGAGCTGGCAGGGCATCCCGGAGACTTTGGAGGAGTGGCTTGAGGACTACCGCAAGGGCAAGGTGCATCCGGGCACAAACGAAATCTTCCGCATCCTGAACCTGGTCGACCTCCGGCAGATCCCCCTGCGGGGCCGGTACAACCGGCGGGTGCGCCTGCTCTACCTGACCAGCGGCCACCTGGCGGTTCTGGTGGCTGAGCGCATCGGGGCCTGGGGGTTCAGCCCGCTATGGCAGGGGGTGTTTGATACCAGCGGCCAGCCGGTGCCCCGGCACCGCTTCTGGGAGGAGTACGAACTCCGGGCCATCCTGCCCCACCTGCCCGAGCAGGCCGAGGCCGTGCTGTACCTGCCCGGCCTGTACGCTGCCATCCGCTGGCTGGACGGGGAGCCCAGCGGCCTGGAGGAATGGGTGCAGCCCGTACCCGGCCCGGAGCACCGGGCCCTCCTCGAGCCCGCAGTACGCCGCGCCACCGACTGCTGGGAAGGCGCGCTGCTCCTGTGGGTGGAAGGGCAGCAGGTACATAGCAAGACGATGGTCGAAACCGACGATTCCAAGCAACCCCCACGACACCGGGCCTGAACCTGGAGGAGGCACGAAGCGGTCAGCTTATGCTGGAAGTCGTTCCTTTGGTTGGCGACCTTCTGGTGCAGTCGGGCTATCTTCCGCCTGGTGCGCCGCTAGTTGGAGTCGAAGCGCTTACGGCGGGAAAGTTCTCGTTGCAGGCCCTTGAGCCTGGCGCTGGCCTGCTTGAGAAAGCGGGGGTTTTCCACCGGCGGCGTTCTATCGCTCAGAGTCGCTACAGCCTCCACCCCCAGGTCTATGCCTATGGAGTCGTTGCCCGCTGTGCGAATGGGCTGGCAGCGAACGGTAATGGTGGCGTACCAGCCGTGCGCCGTGCGGGTCAGCATCATCTGGCGGGGCTCGCCCCACTGACGGGGTTTGCCCCTGACCTTGATGGCCCCCAGGTTGGAGAGGTGCTGCACCCCGTGGTTTGCCGTTCGGCCCCCGCTCGAACTTCCACCCGGCCTGGTCGGGGTAGCTGAAACCCACGAAGCGCTTGGGGCTTTTGTAGCGGGGAAAGCCGGGTTTTTTCCCCACCCGAACCCGGCGGTAGAAAGCCTGAAAGGCCCGGTCTACCCGCCGAACGGTCTCTTGCAGGGCGTGGCTGCCCAGGGGGATGTACTCCGGCATCTCCGCCTTGAGCCTGGGCAGTTCGTTCTGTTGGTCGTAGTAGCCCAGGCTCTTTCCTTTGGCCCAGGCTCGGCGGCGCTGTTCGATGCAGGCGTTGTACAGCTGGCAGTGCAGGCGCTTCCACCGTTCCAGGGTCTCAAGCTGAGCTTGGTTCGGGTAGAGCTTATAGAGCACCTGGCGTACGGATGCCCGTCCGTCCCGATAGGGAATCTACCCCCAAGCTGGGTACGCTCTCACCAACCCTTTCGGTTTGGTGAGGGCTAGAATCCGAATCTCACAGATAATGCCTGTCAATCCGTCTGACCGATATGTTTATGAATTCTGCCCGGCTCGAGTTCGCCCAGGAGGGTGGCCAGCATAAGAATGCTGAAGGGATCAATGGTGCCCCACTTCCGCTGAATCTGCTCGAAGGAGTTTTCCGGGAGCGAGATGGCGAAGTTGGGGGTAATCAATGAAGTCGCACCATCGTAGTGGAGCAGAATTACCTTCTGCTCCCGGTCGTAGTTGCGCACCGGCGGATCGTTGAGCAGCATCCGGGGCAGAATGGTATGGCTGACGCCGGGATGGTTCGCCGCGTAGTTGGCGGGGCTTTCGCTCATGATGGAGTACCATTGCCGGAGGTGGCGGAGCTGGAGCAGTTTATTGCGCCGCTCGTAGCGCTCAGGCACCACCCGGGCAATCATGGGGTGCCGTGAGCCCATCTCCTGGTAGTTGTCCAGGATGCTCCAGTAGCGATCCTCCGTTATCATCCAGTATTTTTGCCCTCGCACCGTCTTCCAGGCCAGCCCGTAGGACTTGCAGAGGTAGTCGGGCTGTTTGCGGTGGTTGGGGAGGGCTTGCCAGATCAGATACCCCCGCGGCTTGGCATGGAAGTATTTGAGCACCGTTTCGATGCTGGGACTGTCTTCCGTTGCTTCTTCCCTCACCCGCAGTTGCGGCAGCAGCCGGATTAACTCTTCTTCGCTGCTGCCGTAGTGAGGGAGTGTGATTACCATAGGCCGAGGCGGTGCTTGACGATCCGGAGAGGCAGCATGTCCTCGTAGCGATCCACTTTATCCATCACTTTTTCTATATCCTCGCGGGAAGCGATCAGGCCTTCCTGGAGCAAGGCGTGCTTGATCGGGCCAGGTCCCCATTCGGGATGCTTCTGCTGGATTTCCCGTACCTTGCGCCGCAGGGCCCGGCTCTCGGCGGTCAGGATGATGGAAGGGTATTTCTCAATCAGAGGAAGATCCTTGATCGGGACGTATTTCTTCTCCAGGCCGTACAGCTTGTAGAGTTCGTCTTTTGGGGCTTTTCTTCGCATATGTGCCTCCTCATTTCCCTTTCGGGGTTTACCTCGCTAAGGTGATAGCAGAATCCTTGTAGATCATGAAAGCCATGGGCCGCCCA
The DNA window shown above is from Meiothermus sp. CFH 77666 and carries:
- a CDS encoding carbon-phosphorus lyase complex subunit PhnI, whose product is MTIFFALAAYATKTLPIEPEALFTVRRISAAFKNIPGGQILGPTLDYSHRLLRLEGLQGDAEPADPEPASNFAPQQVPFVADWHRQNGLMALRPKDPTPGPAIPDLTREPLLFPAPRAQRLQALSRADTDGVLALGYANMRGYEAIHPTVNEVRLAYAEVRLQHPATGAVFSAGRVRYAQAEVLTKFRPGPDGKPALELGFAASLGWNEVKLIAAAMLDAAMDLPEPHPAHTEEFVLSHTEPVEASGFCIHYKLPHYVTFGSDLDALRKARAQVAVGDDSPQPAEVAE
- a CDS encoding sugar phosphate isomerase/epimerase family protein, which codes for MSSNTLPVLGMALPLELLPTYRTWLLEQGGRDLEIQDATRPEVLDGDWQPLVARAREALDGFTGRIGIHGPYDGLWMASSDPFVRRMIAERYKRALEFAAELGATHMVIHSPFLFFGHPQMAHAPSNGLQRELEFVHDTLETVLPLARNLGLTLVIENIRDTNPNALLALVRSFNSEHVRLSLDVGHAYLMQQIGGPSPDQWVQEAGNLLGHLHLQDNDGLLDRHWPPGEGRLHWRALFQALSKVESRPRLILEVRHERLAQAASWLVEQGLAV
- a CDS encoding AbrB/MazE/SpoVT family DNA-binding domain-containing protein; this translates as MKTISQVSPRGQVTLPASVRKALGLKPGDILLVEVEEGRVVLEPARVLPLEVYTEERIEEFNQAAQASEQELAEFRRAWGL
- a CDS encoding PIN domain-containing protein, translated to MRVFLDANVLFSAALGGEIFRLIWMLAEQGKFQLLTSPFCWLEAEFNIERKRPKATPHLMQLMRWVRLVPEHQEVDYLAQEPLRQLVSSLPEKDRPVLVAALKAQAQVLLTGDLRHFDSLMGRTDLPLLVLSPRDFIVRIRPPEGEPF
- a CDS encoding transposase, whose amino-acid sequence is MQHLSNLGAIKVRGKPRQWGEPRQMMLTRTAHGWYATITVRCQPIRTAGNDSIGIDLGVEAVATLSDRTPPVENPRFLKQASARLKGLQRELSRRKRFDSN